One segment of Rosa chinensis cultivar Old Blush chromosome 6, RchiOBHm-V2, whole genome shotgun sequence DNA contains the following:
- the LOC112171096 gene encoding putative mediator of RNA polymerase II transcription subunit 12, which yields MTSTETKDAVQRSTAITDYSKRLLQHKELDSRVRAGLRKKDMGSMVETLMQQLLSKEILYEPMKEIGEKYLKWLIYKIDIATSIPSLSAESDGARIFEIMQKMNSYLILEVDSELLLTLTEYKHMSTLRMLGHIYKEAEKFAYQNGSKVAVVYGRVSMGQQEGNEDESEDANSEEGREDENEGEGEDMDEERAQLENEEDDEVEEGSEHENKNKDENEDDDEGVEARELSKHEDEDKDEDEPYIFHWERRGRAVVQQKLKKVKTNAQVIIL from the exons ATGACGTCGACTGAGACGAAGGACGCCGTACAACGTAGCACCGCCATCACCGATTACAGCAAGAGGTTACTCCAGCACAAGGAGCTCGACTCTCGAGTCCGTGCAG GTTTAAGAAAAAAG GACATGGGATCTATGGTTGAGACATTGATGCAACAACTTTTGTCCAAGGAGATTCTTTATGAACCAATGAAGGAAATTGGAGAAAAATATCTGAAGTGGTTGAT ATACAAGATTGATATAGCGACTTCAATCCCAAGCCTAAGTGCAGAATCTGATGGTGCACG AATCTTTGAGATCATGCAGAAAATGAACTCTTATTTGATACTTGAAGTTGATAGTGAACTACTTCTTACACTTACTGAATATAAGCACATGAGTACCCTAAGAATGCTTGGTCAT ATATATAAGGAAGCTGAGAAGTTTGCTTATCAAAATGGATCAAAGGTGGCTGTTGTTTATGGTAGAGTGTCGATGGGTCAGCAG GAGGGGAATGAGGACGAGAGTGAGGATGCAAACTCTGAGGAAGGGAGAGAGGATGAGAACGAGGGTGAGGGTGAGGACATGGACGAGGAAAGGGCTCAGCTTGAAAACGAGGAGGACGATGAGGTTGAGGAAGGGAGCGAGCATGAGAACAAGAACAAGGATGAGAATGAGGATGACGATGAAGGGGTGGAGGCTCGGGAATTAAGCAAGCATGAAGACGAGGACAAAGATGAAGACGAGCCTTATATTTTCCATTGGGAAAGAAGAGGTAGGGCGGTTGTCCAACAAAAGCTGAAAAAAGTAAAGACTAATGCTCAAGTCATCATCCTATAA
- the LOC112173008 gene encoding pentatricopeptide repeat-containing protein At5g50390, chloroplastic gives MEVPLLRYQSLALDQIQCSISFPLSFSDSKFSKRRSLFSGYSFSLNRPKWRNPFSQIRCCSYVEQQLKPRPRPIPAKIEVEEEPKVAPLEPEEAQIAVPSSGICSQIEKLVLYKRYREALEMFEFLESRGGYEVGGSTYDALVSACISLKSIRGVKRVFGYMIGNGFELDQYMRNRVLLMHVKCGMMIDARHLFEEMPERNSVSWNTIIGGLVDCGEFVEAFGLFLDMWEEFSDGESRIFATMIRASAGLGLISAGRQFHSCCVKMGVAADIFVSCALIDMYSKCGSIDDAHCVFDEMPKKTTVGWNTIIAGYALHGYSEEALSMYYDMRDSGVPMDHFTFSMIIRTCARLASLEHAKQAHAGLVRHGFGLDIVANTSLVDFYSKWGRIEDARHVFDQMPNKNVISWNALIAGYGNHGRGDEAVEMFEKMLQEGMVPNHVTFLAVLSACSRSGLSELGWEIFESMSRDYKIKPRAMHYACMIELLGQEGNLDEAFALIRAAPLKPTANMWAALLTACRIHENLELGKIAAEELYGMEPEKLSNYVVLLNIYISCGKLKEAAAVVQTLRRKGLRMLPACSWIEIKKQVHIFHSGDERHAQTRKIYEKVDELMVRIRRHGYIPDKKHLLPDVDEHERISAYHSEKLAIAYGLISTSDGTPLQIVQGHRICRDCHSAIKLIAKVTEREIVVRDASRFHHFKNGSCSCGNYW, from the coding sequence ATGGAGGTTCCTCTGTTAAGGTACCAAAGCCTAGCGTTGGACCAGATTCAATGTAGCATTAGCTTCCCTTTGTCATTCTCAGATTCCAAGTTTTCCAAGCGGAGATCTTTGTTTTCTGGCTACTCTTTTTCCCTTAATAGACCAAAATGGAGGAACCCATTTTCCCAAATTAGGTGTTGTTCTTATGTGGAGCAACAGCTGAAGCCCCGGCCCAGGCCCATACCCGCCAAAATTGAGGTTGAGGAGGAGCCAAAGGTCGCACCTTTGGAACCCGAAGAGGCCCAGATTGCAGTACCCAGTTCTGGGATTTGTAGTCAGATTGAGAAGTTGGTTTTGTATAAGAGGTATAGGGAAGCACTTGAAATGTTTGAGTTTTTGGAATCTAGAGGTGGGTATGAAGTGGGTGGCAGTACTTATGATGCTTTAGTGAGTGCTTGTATTAGCTTGAAATCGATTAGAGGAGTGAAGAGGGTGTTTGGTTATATGATTGGTAATGGGTTTGAGTTGGATCAGTACATGAGGAACAGGGTTTTGCTTATGCATGTGAAATGTGGGATGATGATTGATGCACGCCACCTGTTTGAGGAAATGCCTGAGAGAAATTCGGTTTCGTGGAACACGATAATTGGGGGTCTTGTGGATTGTGGAGAGTTCGTGGAGGCATTCGGGTTGTTTTTGGATATGTGGGAGGAGTTTTCTGATGGGGAGTCGAGGATATTTGCCACAATGATTCGGGCTTCGGCTGGGTTGGGACTCATTTCTGCAGGGAGACAGTTTCATTCGTGTTGTGTGAAGATGGGTGTGGCGGCTGATATTTTCGTGTCTTGTGCGTTGATTGATATGTATAGCAAGTGTGGGAGCATTGATGACGCTCACTGTGTTTTTGATGAGATGCCGAAGAAGACAACTGTAGGATGGAATACCATTATAGCGGGTTATGCACTTCATGGTTATAGTGAGGAGGCTTTGAGTATGTACTATGATATGCGTGATTCTGGTGTGCCAATGGACCATTTTACGTTTTCCATGATCATAAGAACATGTGCAAGGTTGGCGTCGTTAGAACATGCAAAGCAAGCACATGCAGGTCTAGTTCGTCATGGTTTTGGGTTGGATATAGTGGCAAACACATCGCTCGTGGACTTCTATAGCAAATGGGGGAGGATAGAAGACGCTCGTCATGTTTTTGATCAGATGCCTAACAAGAATGTCATATCTTGGAATGCCTTGATTGCTGGATATGGTAACCATGGTCGGGGTGATGAGGCTGTTGAGATGTTTGAGAAGATGCTTCAGGAAGGAATGGTACCCAACCATGTTACTTTTCTTGCTGTCTTGTCTGCTTGCAGTCGTTCAGGTTTATCAGAACTTGGATGGGAGATTTTTGAATCAATGAGCAGGGATTACAAGATTAAGCCCCGTGCTATGCATTATGCTTGTATGATTGAATTGCTAGGACAAGAGGGCAATTTAGATGAAGCGTTTGCACTGATAAGAGCTGCTCCCTTAAAGCCTACAGCAAACATGTGGGCTGCTCTGCTGACAGCTTGTCGAATCCATGAGAATTTAGAGCTTGGCAAAATTGCAGCCGAAGAGCTCTATGGGATGGAGCCTGAGAAGCTAAGTAATTATGTTGTGCTCCTGAATATATATATCAGTTGTGGAAAGTTGAAGGAAGCTGCTGCTGTTGTTCAGACTCTAAGAAGAAAGGGTTTGAGAATGCTTCCGGCATGCAGTTGGATTGAAATTAAGAAACAGGTACATATTTTTCATTCCGGAGATGAAAGGCATGCCCAAACAAGAAAGATTTACGAGAAAGTGGACGAATTGATGGTCAGGATTAGGAGACATGGTTACATCCCTGACAAGAAGCATCTACTTCCTGATGTGGATGAACACGAGCGCATCTCAGCTTACCACAGTGAGAAACTGGCTATAGCTTACGGCTTGATAAGTACCTCAGATGGGACGCCACTGCAAATTGTGCAAGGCCATCGCATTTGCAGAGACTGCCATTCCGCAATCAAGTTAATAGCTAAGGTGACTGAGCGGGAAATTGTAGTGAGGGACGCCAGCAGATTCCACCACTTCAAGAATGGGAGTTGTTCTTGTGGGAATTACTGGTGA
- the LOC112169227 gene encoding pentatricopeptide repeat-containing protein At5g04780, mitochondrial isoform X2, with protein MRTLRRYKEGLFNSSTAQIYCRKFSAIGNAKADRPRDQECLVWLRTSATHISLLHQILQSSARTGAPMEGKACHAQSICVGLQSDTLTSNMLINMYSKCGLHNCARKVFDEMPERSLVSWNTMIGSLARNGEEQEALSVFVRMQREENQFSEFTVSSVLFACAAKCAVSECKQLHAFAIKVAMVLNVYVGTALLDVYSKAGLIKDASFVFESMPERSDVTWSSMVAGYAQNGLYEEALVLLHRAQMIGLEHNQFTISSAICACAGLAALIEGKQVHALLFKTGFGLNIYIVSSLIDMYSKCGSIGEAYTVFQGMEDRNTILWNAMISGFSRHACSLEVMILFEKMQQAANNKWEEVARTRKLLKESELKKERGKSWIEIKDKVHSFMVGERKHPRIAEIYSKLDQLVEKLRMMGYKAEIEHDLHYVEESRKHELLRHHSEKLALTFGLMCLPSNAPIRIMKNLRICGDCHSFMKIASSCLGREIIVRDTKRFHHFKNGFCSCQEFW; from the exons ATGAGAACCTTAAGGAGATACAAGGAAGGATTGTTTAACAGTAGCACAGCTCAGATATATTGTAGAAAATTCTCAGCCATTGGCAATGCTAAAGCTGATAGACCCAGAGACCAAGAATGCCTTGTTTGGTTGCGCACAAGTGCCACTCATATATCGCTTTTGCATCAAATCTTGCAAAGCAGTGCAAGAACAGGTGCACCTATGGAAGGAAAGGCCTGCCATGCACAGAGTATTTGTGTTGGATTACAATCGGACACTTTAACGTCTAACATGCTTATTAACATGTATTCAAAATGTGGCTTACATAATTGCGCTAGAAAAGTATTTGATGAAATGCCTGAAAGGAGCTTAGTTTCATGGAATACTATGATTGGGTCACTTGCCCGGAATGGGGAGGAACAAGAAGCCCTCAGTGTTTTCGTACGTATGCAAAGAGAAGAAAACCAATTTAGTGAATTCACTGTTTCAAGTGTTCTTTTCGCTTGTGCTGCGAAATGTGCTGTGTCTGAGTGTAAACAGCTTCATGCTTTTGCTATTAAGGTAGCAATGGTTTTGAATGTCTATGTGGGGACTGCATTGCTTGACGTTTATTCAAAGGCTGGATTGATAAAGGATGCaagttttgtttttgagtcgaTGCCAGAGAGGAGTGATGTCACGTGGAGTTCAATGGTTGCTGGGTATGCGCAAAATGGGCTCTATGAGGAGGCTTTGGTGTTGCTCCACAGAGCTCAAATGATAGGACTAGAACATAACCAGTTTACAATCTCTTCTGCTATTTGTGCTTGTGCAGGTCTGGCAGCTTTGATAGAAGGGAAGCAGGTGCATGCCTTGTTGTTTAAAACTGGATTTGGTTTAAATATCTATATCGTTTCCTCTCTGATAGACATGTATTCAAAATGTGGTAGCATTGGAGAAGCATACACCGTGTTTCAAGGTATGGAGGACAGGAACACTATTTTGTGGAATGccatgatttctgggttttctagACATGCTTGCTCCCTAGAGGTGATGATCTTATTTGAGAAAATGCAGCAGGCAG CAAATAATAAGTGGGAGGAGGTTGCAAGAACAAGGAAGCTTCTTAAAGAAAGTGAGTTGAAGAAGGAAAGAgggaagagttggattgaaatcaaggacaaagTTCACTCATTTATGGTCGGAGAGAGAAAACATCCTAGAATTGCTGAGATATACTCTAAGTTAGACCAATTGGTGGAAAAATTAAGGATGATGGGTTACAAGGCTGAGATtgaacatgatcttcattatgtCGAAGAGAGCAGAAAACATGAACTTCTGAGGCACCATAGTGAAAAACTTGCTCTTACTTTTGGGTTGATGTGCTTACCCTCCAATGCACCTATCAGGATCATGAAGAATCTTAGAATTTGTGGGGATTGTCATTCTTTTATGAAGATCGCATCAAGTTGTTTGGGGAGGGAAATCATTGTCAGGGATACTAAAAGGTTTCACCATTTCAAAAATGGTTTTTGCTCCTGTCAGGAATTTTGGTGA
- the LOC112169227 gene encoding pentatricopeptide repeat-containing protein At5g04780, mitochondrial isoform X1, translating into MRTLRRYKEGLFNSSTAQIYCRKFSAIGNAKADRPRDQECLVWLRTSATHISLLHQILQSSARTGAPMEGKACHAQSICVGLQSDTLTSNMLINMYSKCGLHNCARKVFDEMPERSLVSWNTMIGSLARNGEEQEALSVFVRMQREENQFSEFTVSSVLFACAAKCAVSECKQLHAFAIKVAMVLNVYVGTALLDVYSKAGLIKDASFVFESMPERSDVTWSSMVAGYAQNGLYEEALVLLHRAQMIGLEHNQFTISSAICACAGLAALIEGKQVHALLFKTGFGLNIYIVSSLIDMYSKCGSIGEAYTVFQGMEDRNTILWNAMISGFSRHACSLEVMILFEKMQQAGMLPSEVAYISVLTACSHMGLVESGRKYFNLMITEHNMSPNFVHYACMVDMFGRSGLILEAHNLIENMPFDATASMWGSLLASCRIHGNFHLAEIAAKHLSEIEPNNAGNLILLSNIYAANNKWEEVARTRKLLKESELKKERGKSWIEIKDKVHSFMVGERKHPRIAEIYSKLDQLVEKLRMMGYKAEIEHDLHYVEESRKHELLRHHSEKLALTFGLMCLPSNAPIRIMKNLRICGDCHSFMKIASSCLGREIIVRDTKRFHHFKNGFCSCQEFW; encoded by the coding sequence ATGAGAACCTTAAGGAGATACAAGGAAGGATTGTTTAACAGTAGCACAGCTCAGATATATTGTAGAAAATTCTCAGCCATTGGCAATGCTAAAGCTGATAGACCCAGAGACCAAGAATGCCTTGTTTGGTTGCGCACAAGTGCCACTCATATATCGCTTTTGCATCAAATCTTGCAAAGCAGTGCAAGAACAGGTGCACCTATGGAAGGAAAGGCCTGCCATGCACAGAGTATTTGTGTTGGATTACAATCGGACACTTTAACGTCTAACATGCTTATTAACATGTATTCAAAATGTGGCTTACATAATTGCGCTAGAAAAGTATTTGATGAAATGCCTGAAAGGAGCTTAGTTTCATGGAATACTATGATTGGGTCACTTGCCCGGAATGGGGAGGAACAAGAAGCCCTCAGTGTTTTCGTACGTATGCAAAGAGAAGAAAACCAATTTAGTGAATTCACTGTTTCAAGTGTTCTTTTCGCTTGTGCTGCGAAATGTGCTGTGTCTGAGTGTAAACAGCTTCATGCTTTTGCTATTAAGGTAGCAATGGTTTTGAATGTCTATGTGGGGACTGCATTGCTTGACGTTTATTCAAAGGCTGGATTGATAAAGGATGCaagttttgtttttgagtcgaTGCCAGAGAGGAGTGATGTCACGTGGAGTTCAATGGTTGCTGGGTATGCGCAAAATGGGCTCTATGAGGAGGCTTTGGTGTTGCTCCACAGAGCTCAAATGATAGGACTAGAACATAACCAGTTTACAATCTCTTCTGCTATTTGTGCTTGTGCAGGTCTGGCAGCTTTGATAGAAGGGAAGCAGGTGCATGCCTTGTTGTTTAAAACTGGATTTGGTTTAAATATCTATATCGTTTCCTCTCTGATAGACATGTATTCAAAATGTGGTAGCATTGGAGAAGCATACACCGTGTTTCAAGGTATGGAGGACAGGAACACTATTTTGTGGAATGccatgatttctgggttttctagACATGCTTGCTCCCTAGAGGTGATGATCTTATTTGAGAAAATGCAGCAGGCAGGTATGCTCCCAAGTGAAGTAGCGTATATATCTGTATTAACTGCTTGTAGTCATATGGGATTGGTTGAAAGTGGAAGGAAATATTTCAACCTCATGATAACAGAACACAATATGTCCCCAAATTTTGTTCACTATGCATGCATGGTTGATATGTTTGGTCGGTCAGGGTTGATTCTTGAAGCCCATAATTTGATTGAGAATATGCCATTTGATGCTACTGCTTCTATGTGGGGTTCACTGTTAGCTTCTTGTAGGATCCATGGAAATTTTCATTTAGCTGAGATAGCAGCTAAGCATTTGTCTGAGATAGAACCGAACAATGCAGGGAACCTCATTTTGTTGTCAAATATTTATGCAGCAAATAATAAGTGGGAGGAGGTTGCAAGAACAAGGAAGCTTCTTAAAGAAAGTGAGTTGAAGAAGGAAAGAgggaagagttggattgaaatcaaggacaaagTTCACTCATTTATGGTCGGAGAGAGAAAACATCCTAGAATTGCTGAGATATACTCTAAGTTAGACCAATTGGTGGAAAAATTAAGGATGATGGGTTACAAGGCTGAGATtgaacatgatcttcattatgtCGAAGAGAGCAGAAAACATGAACTTCTGAGGCACCATAGTGAAAAACTTGCTCTTACTTTTGGGTTGATGTGCTTACCCTCCAATGCACCTATCAGGATCATGAAGAATCTTAGAATTTGTGGGGATTGTCATTCTTTTATGAAGATCGCATCAAGTTGTTTGGGGAGGGAAATCATTGTCAGGGATACTAAAAGGTTTCACCATTTCAAAAATGGTTTTTGCTCCTGTCAGGAATTTTGGTGA